In one window of Deltaproteobacteria bacterium DNA:
- a CDS encoding ABC transporter ATP-binding protein yields MTALELVDVTKRYGARTALDGVSFALEEGAALGLLGPNGAGKTTALRLLLGFAAPTRGVVTLRGHDPRDPQARRGVGFLPERVSLPERASVRGAVTLSAGLAGLSGAGRDSAVAEMLDYVGVGDRASDRIGALSKGLRQRVGFAMALIGKPALLLLDEPTSGLDPLGIRDARTWIQRARDDGAAVLLCSHVLSEIERTCDRVAILHGGKLAAGGPIAEIVREGESLEDAFVRLVRG; encoded by the coding sequence GTGACCGCCCTCGAGCTCGTGGACGTGACGAAGCGCTACGGCGCACGCACTGCGCTGGACGGCGTGAGCTTCGCGCTCGAGGAAGGCGCCGCGCTGGGATTGTTAGGTCCGAACGGCGCGGGCAAGACCACGGCGCTGCGCCTCCTGCTCGGATTCGCGGCCCCGACGCGAGGCGTCGTCACGCTGCGCGGTCACGATCCGCGCGACCCGCAAGCGCGGCGCGGCGTCGGCTTCCTGCCCGAGCGCGTCTCACTGCCCGAGCGCGCGAGCGTACGCGGTGCCGTCACGCTCTCGGCGGGGCTCGCCGGCTTGTCAGGCGCGGGGCGAGATTCGGCGGTCGCGGAGATGCTCGACTACGTCGGCGTCGGCGACCGCGCGAGCGACCGCATTGGCGCGCTCTCGAAGGGACTACGCCAACGCGTCGGCTTCGCGATGGCACTGATCGGCAAGCCCGCGCTGCTTCTGCTCGACGAGCCCACCAGCGGCCTCGATCCGCTCGGCATCCGCGACGCGCGCACGTGGATCCAGCGCGCGCGCGACGACGGCGCCGCGGTGCTGCTCTGCTCGCACGTGCTCTCCGAGATCGAGCGCACCTGCGATCGCGTGGCGATCCTGCACGGCGGCAAGCTCGCCGCGGGCGGCCCGATCGCCGAGATCGTGCGCGAGGGCGAGAGCCTCGAAGACGCCTTCGTGCGGCTGGTGCGAGGATGA
- a CDS encoding radical SAM protein, whose amino-acid sequence MPRAHIELADAKSILTRTSGYLAGFTHTLQPYAGCQFSCEYCYVRELAVQRTNRFGLAWSRWLVAKRNAPALLARAKLDRARIFMSSATDPYTPIERKLGLTRACLEVLAARPPAALIVQTRSPLVVRDAALLARIPRCAVSLTVTTCDEQVRRLLEPDSPRFARRVATLRALHEAGVRVQAALSPLLPGDTRALARAIAPYVQRVVLDDFFRGDGAGGRRSVRALRRLEAAGYAKWAQPGYASEAEELLRRELGRERVVVSKEGFAELGWLGA is encoded by the coding sequence ATGCCCCGCGCGCACATCGAGCTCGCCGACGCGAAGAGCATCCTCACGCGCACCTCGGGCTACCTCGCGGGCTTTACGCACACGCTGCAGCCCTACGCGGGCTGCCAGTTCTCGTGCGAGTACTGCTACGTGCGCGAGCTGGCGGTGCAGCGCACGAACCGCTTCGGCCTCGCGTGGTCGCGCTGGCTCGTCGCGAAGCGCAACGCGCCGGCGCTGCTCGCGCGCGCGAAGCTCGACCGTGCCCGCATCTTCATGTCGTCCGCGACCGACCCGTACACGCCGATCGAGCGCAAGCTAGGCCTCACGCGAGCGTGTCTCGAAGTGCTCGCCGCGCGTCCCCCCGCGGCGCTGATCGTGCAGACGCGCAGCCCCCTCGTCGTGCGCGACGCCGCGCTGCTCGCGCGCATCCCGCGCTGTGCGGTGAGCTTAACCGTGACGACCTGCGACGAGCAGGTGCGCCGCCTGCTCGAGCCCGACTCGCCGCGGTTCGCGCGCCGCGTCGCGACGCTGCGCGCGCTGCACGAAGCCGGCGTGCGCGTGCAGGCCGCGCTCTCGCCGCTGCTCCCGGGCGACACACGCGCCCTCGCGCGCGCGATCGCGCCGTACGTGCAGCGCGTCGTGCTCGACGACTTCTTCCGCGGCGACGGCGCCGGCGGCCGCCGCAGCGTGCGCGCGCTGCGCAGGCTCGAAGCTGCGGGCTACGCGAAGTGGGCGCAGCCCGGGTATGCGAGCGAGGCGGAGGAGTTGTTACGAAGAGAGCTGGGGAGAGAGCGGGTGGTGGTGTCGAAGGAGGGGTTTGCGGAGCTGGGCTGGCTCGGCGCTTAG